Proteins co-encoded in one Alcanivorax sp. genomic window:
- a CDS encoding proline--tRNA ligase, whose translation MRTSQYLLATVKETPADAVVISHQLMLRAGLVRKLASGLYTWLPTGLRVLRKVENVIREEMDKAGAQEVLMPVVQPMELWEESGRAPAYGPELLRITDRHNNPFCLGPTHEEVITDMVRNEIHSYKQLPANFYQIQTKFRDEIRPRFGIMRSREFIMKDAYSFHTDTDSLAETYQIMHKAYCAIFDRLGLDYRPVEADTGAIGGAASHEFHVLADSGEDDIAFSDSSDYAANVELAEALAPVSERAAPGAAMEKVDTPNAKTIEELVEQFDLAIEKTIKTLVVKGAEEGQLVALLVRGDHELNDIKAEKLDAVAAPMEFASEEEIRKAIGAGPGSLGPVNLPIKVIADRSVAVMSDFGAGANEDGKHFFNINWERDVALPDVADLRNVVEGDPSPDGNGTLTIKRGIEVGHIFQLGTKYSEALGAKVLDENGKSVVMPMGCYGIGVTRVVAAAIEQNHDDRGILWPEAIAPFSVALVPVNIKKSPRERELAEKLYAELTAAGIEVLFDDREKERLGVKLADTELVGIPHRIVIAERGMDNGVLEYKGRGDAENTDVPVDEVVAFIKEKLGVN comes from the coding sequence ATGCGCACTTCCCAGTACCTGCTTGCCACTGTCAAAGAAACCCCGGCGGACGCCGTTGTCATCAGCCACCAGCTCATGCTCCGTGCCGGCCTGGTTCGCAAGCTGGCCTCGGGCCTCTACACCTGGCTGCCCACCGGGCTGCGGGTACTGCGCAAGGTGGAGAACGTGATCCGCGAGGAGATGGACAAGGCCGGCGCCCAGGAAGTGCTCATGCCGGTGGTGCAGCCCATGGAGCTGTGGGAAGAATCCGGCCGCGCCCCCGCCTATGGCCCGGAGCTGTTGCGCATCACCGACCGTCACAACAACCCTTTCTGCCTGGGCCCCACCCATGAGGAAGTGATCACTGACATGGTCCGCAACGAGATCCACAGCTACAAGCAGTTGCCGGCCAACTTCTACCAGATCCAGACCAAATTCCGTGACGAGATTCGCCCGCGCTTCGGCATCATGCGCTCGCGGGAATTCATTATGAAGGACGCCTACTCCTTCCACACCGACACGGATTCCCTGGCCGAGACCTACCAGATCATGCACAAGGCCTACTGTGCCATCTTCGATCGACTGGGCCTGGACTACCGCCCCGTGGAAGCGGATACCGGTGCCATCGGTGGTGCCGCCAGCCACGAATTTCATGTGCTGGCCGACTCCGGCGAAGACGATATCGCCTTCTCCGACAGCTCCGACTACGCCGCCAACGTGGAACTGGCCGAAGCGCTGGCGCCGGTTAGCGAGCGTGCCGCCCCCGGCGCCGCCATGGAAAAGGTGGATACCCCCAACGCCAAGACCATTGAAGAACTGGTGGAACAGTTTGATCTGGCCATCGAAAAGACCATCAAGACCCTGGTGGTCAAAGGCGCCGAAGAAGGCCAGCTGGTGGCCCTGCTGGTCCGCGGCGACCACGAACTGAACGACATCAAGGCGGAGAAACTGGACGCGGTAGCCGCGCCCATGGAATTTGCCAGCGAAGAAGAAATTCGCAAGGCCATCGGTGCCGGCCCCGGCTCCCTGGGCCCGGTGAACCTGCCCATCAAGGTCATCGCCGACCGCAGCGTGGCGGTGATGAGCGACTTCGGCGCCGGTGCCAATGAAGACGGCAAACACTTCTTCAACATCAACTGGGAACGCGATGTGGCGCTGCCGGACGTGGCCGACCTGCGCAATGTGGTGGAAGGCGACCCGAGCCCGGACGGCAACGGCACCCTGACTATCAAGCGCGGTATCGAGGTGGGCCATATCTTCCAGCTGGGTACCAAGTACTCCGAAGCATTGGGTGCCAAGGTGCTGGATGAAAACGGCAAGTCCGTGGTCATGCCCATGGGCTGCTACGGCATCGGCGTGACCCGTGTGGTCGCCGCCGCCATCGAACAGAACCACGACGACCGCGGCATCCTGTGGCCGGAAGCCATTGCCCCGTTCTCCGTGGCGCTGGTCCCGGTGAACATCAAGAAGAGCCCCCGCGAGCGCGAGCTGGCAGAAAAACTCTACGCCGAACTCACCGCCGCCGGCATCGAAGTGCTGTTCGATGACCGCGAGAAAGAACGTCTGGGCGTGAAACTGGCCGACACCGAACTGGTCGGCATCCCCCACCGCATCGTCATCGCCGAGCGCGGCATGGACAACGGCGTGTTGGAATACAAGGGGCGTGGGGATGCTGAAAATACCGATGTGCCGGTGGATGAGGTTGTGGCGTTCATCAAGGAAAAGCTGGGTGTTAATTAA